One window of Microcoleus vaginatus PCC 9802 genomic DNA carries:
- a CDS encoding iron-containing redox enzyme family protein, with the protein MQNTLEILPSSDSPSLPKKQPAPPNYEAADRQFVNLLEVEDLDKTVAAKPLLVSDFESAIAYAIQAAYQQEPGDEAAHRFLQRVLYRINRLNLFWYDDLRRYNNERSHYLRSVRDRIEEPWQQWELAQIDVAALQKLPDVKQALRDRAAADVDPPLTELDRYQREQMTEEGYKHLLAIASFDGLVEASRLSRILGGAGNEIQCTLTRVLMEEYGGGRLPRKHSTFFAQMLAEFDMSTEPEAYFDLVPWEVLASINHNFLLTERKRHFLRYNGGLTYFEVAGPVAYRNYLAAAQRLGLSQAAMGYWELHIKEDERHGRWMLDEVAIPLVDRYPQEAWELVLGYDQEKSIGDRAGAAVVRSIQAAERN; encoded by the coding sequence ATGCAAAACACCCTAGAGATACTTCCTTCTTCCGACTCGCCGAGTCTTCCCAAAAAGCAACCCGCACCCCCAAATTACGAAGCAGCCGATCGGCAATTTGTCAATTTGCTAGAAGTCGAGGATTTAGACAAGACGGTGGCGGCAAAACCGTTACTTGTCAGCGATTTTGAAAGCGCGATCGCCTATGCAATTCAAGCAGCTTACCAACAGGAACCGGGCGATGAGGCCGCTCACCGCTTCTTGCAGCGCGTGCTTTACCGTATCAACCGCCTCAACTTGTTTTGGTACGACGATTTGCGCCGCTACAACAACGAGCGCTCGCACTATTTGCGTTCTGTGCGCGATCGCATTGAGGAACCTTGGCAGCAGTGGGAACTGGCGCAAATCGACGTTGCAGCGCTGCAAAAATTGCCGGATGTCAAGCAAGCCCTGCGCGATCGCGCCGCCGCCGATGTCGATCCTCCGTTAACTGAGCTCGATCGCTACCAGCGGGAACAGATGACTGAAGAGGGATACAAACACCTGCTGGCGATCGCCTCTTTCGACGGTTTAGTTGAAGCCAGCCGCCTTTCTCGCATCCTCGGCGGTGCCGGCAACGAAATTCAGTGTACCCTTACGCGAGTGCTGATGGAAGAATACGGCGGCGGTCGCCTCCCCCGCAAGCACTCGACCTTTTTTGCTCAGATGCTGGCTGAATTCGATATGAGTACAGAACCAGAAGCGTACTTCGATTTAGTGCCTTGGGAAGTGCTCGCAAGCATTAATCACAACTTTCTGCTGACGGAACGCAAGCGCCATTTTCTGCGCTACAACGGCGGACTCACTTATTTTGAGGTGGCGGGGCCCGTGGCTTACCGCAATTATCTAGCCGCCGCCCAGCGTTTGGGCCTCTCGCAGGCTGCGATGGGTTATTGGGAACTCCACATCAAAGAAGACGAGCGTCACGGCCGCTGGATGTTGGATGAAGTGGCGATCCCGCTGGTTGATAGATACCCGCAGGAGGCTTGGGAGCTGGTGTTGGGGTACGATCAGGAGAAGTCGATCGGCGATCGGGCTGGCGCGGCTGTAGTGCGATCGATCCAAGCCGCAGAACGGAATTAA
- a CDS encoding rhodanese-like domain-containing protein, which translates to MLDENAKPGINRYSRLLQVIMGFGLMSVASVGAVALFHHMDILTFIASLNTKQVTVEQLQQGELKPVILIDVRSPEEYAEDRIGESPLVPIIDIEMGFGVTQIQSIVKARVKSERNQPVIVLYCARGGRSVKAYKQLEKIARYSQESGGNETNKIKDISVNVVVLSGGIKAWRQAVPAAKDAQILAPITLHSLIKSPSVTLLSE; encoded by the coding sequence ATGCTAGATGAAAATGCAAAACCAGGTATTAATCGCTATTCTCGCCTTTTGCAAGTAATTATGGGTTTCGGCTTGATGAGTGTTGCTTCTGTGGGTGCAGTTGCCCTATTTCATCACATGGATATCCTAACTTTTATCGCCAGTTTAAATACGAAACAAGTAACGGTTGAGCAATTGCAGCAGGGTGAGTTGAAACCAGTGATTTTGATTGATGTGCGATCGCCCGAAGAATACGCGGAAGATCGCATCGGTGAAAGTCCCCTTGTTCCCATAATTGATATTGAGATGGGGTTCGGTGTCACGCAGATTCAATCCATTGTAAAAGCTAGGGTTAAATCCGAGCGAAATCAGCCCGTAATTGTACTTTATTGTGCCAGAGGAGGGCGATCGGTTAAAGCATACAAACAGTTGGAAAAAATCGCTCGGTATTCCCAAGAATCTGGAGGAAATGAGACTAATAAGATTAAGGATATTAGCGTGAATGTTGTTGTCCTTTCAGGCGGTATCAAAGCGTGGCGGCAAGCAGTGCCGGCTGCAAAAGATGCCCAGATATTAGCCCCAATTACTTTGCACAGCTTGATAAAGTCTCCCTCAGTCACCCTGCTTTCGGAATGA